One genomic region from Dehalobacter restrictus DSM 9455 encodes:
- a CDS encoding nickel-dependent hydrogenase large subunit yields MGERTIIPFGPQHPVLPEPLHLDLIMEDEKVVGAVPSIGFVHRGLEKLVEKRDFNEMIYVIERICGICSFIHGQSYAQTLEGMMGVDIPPRAKYLRTIWAELSRVHSHLLWLGLMADAYGFESLFMHCWRIREKVLDIFEETTGGRVIFSVCKIGGVWKDIDNDTLNRIKVIVKDIAEEAKTVTDVFVRDYSVQKRTRGIGVVTYQEAIDLGAAGPTLRGSGVVQDMRTLGYAAYGDLNFEPIVEKDGDCYARTVVRVREVYQSLDLIRQCIEKIPDGEVDMKIKGNPSGEYISRMEQPRGQTFYYAKGNGTKYLERFRVRTPTFANIPTLLKILPGADLADVPVLALTIDPCISCTER; encoded by the coding sequence ATGGGTGAGCGAACAATAATTCCATTTGGCCCTCAGCATCCGGTACTGCCTGAACCGCTCCATCTCGATCTTATTATGGAAGATGAGAAAGTAGTTGGCGCAGTTCCTTCGATCGGGTTTGTGCACAGGGGCTTGGAAAAGCTGGTTGAAAAAAGAGATTTTAATGAAATGATTTATGTCATTGAACGTATTTGCGGGATCTGCAGTTTTATTCACGGACAGTCCTATGCCCAGACGCTGGAAGGCATGATGGGCGTGGACATTCCGCCCCGTGCCAAATATCTGCGTACCATCTGGGCGGAACTTTCCAGGGTACACAGCCACTTGCTCTGGCTCGGTCTCATGGCCGATGCTTATGGCTTTGAAAGCCTGTTTATGCATTGCTGGCGGATCCGGGAGAAAGTACTCGATATTTTTGAAGAGACCACCGGTGGCAGGGTTATATTTAGTGTATGTAAAATTGGCGGGGTCTGGAAGGATATTGACAACGACACATTGAATAGAATAAAGGTTATTGTCAAAGACATCGCGGAGGAAGCCAAAACGGTGACGGATGTATTTGTACGGGACTATTCCGTTCAGAAGAGAACCAGAGGCATAGGCGTCGTGACTTATCAGGAAGCGATCGATCTGGGTGCCGCTGGTCCAACCCTGAGAGGCAGTGGTGTTGTTCAGGATATGCGTACCTTAGGCTATGCCGCTTACGGTGATCTGAATTTTGAGCCAATCGTCGAAAAAGACGGCGACTGCTACGCCCGCACCGTGGTTCGGGTGCGTGAAGTATACCAGTCTCTGGATCTCATTCGCCAGTGTATTGAGAAAATACCTGACGGCGAGGTGGATATGAAGATAAAAGGCAATCCGAGCGGAGAATATATTTCACGTATGGAGCAGCCCCGCGGTCAGACTTTCTACTACGCTAAAGGCAACGGTACAAAATACTTGGAGAGGTTCAGAGTCAGAACACCAACGTTTGCGAATATCCCGACGCTGTTGAAAATACTGCCAGGCGCAGACCTTGCAGATGTTCCGGTGCTGGCATTGACCATCGATCCTTGTATCAGCTGTACGGAAAGGTAG
- a CDS encoding NADH-quinone oxidoreductase subunit L: protein MNTVLFLILFPIVVALLLLILPQPAVRKGIVVLSTIILTVASVNLAVQYFNTGAVFFNLDNQYIDLGIFAIEVILAVIVIGISLKYKQYLAGLLMLTSAAIMIWFEGSYGEEIQTSYNLFVDNLSLIMTLIIGIISSLIAIFAVGYMKDYHHHHKEVKDRTPFFFFVIFVFLGAMYGVVFANNLMWLYFFWEITTFSSFFLIGYSREEIAIKNAFRALNMNLLGGLGFSIAIVYLFINAHTIELNMLPELASTVVLLPTALLAFAGLTKAAQMPFSSWLLGAMVAPTPVSALLHSSTMIKAGVYLIIRLSPVFAFVDGGSMVGLFVAMVGAVTFVLTAFMAISQSDAKRVLAYSTISNLGLIIVCAGIGTYQLMWAAIMLMIFHAIAKSLLFLSVGTVEHNIGDRIIESMDGLITKMPKIAIGMVIGIAGMFLAPFGMLISKWAALEGLVTANPVLTVFVAFGSAATLFFWTKWLGKLLMVKERPLEFQSKVPGTERFTLTTLAVLTVGICLLFPLISKYSLEPFIASIYNQTYLLDQGNVIILLIMVGLMVVLPVGLSFTHKNYQYKPQYLAGLNTPEKEKFYGSLGLTREITMRSFYLENIFGESKLFKLGVVISIVLIIIMFGVGII, encoded by the coding sequence ATGAACACAGTGCTATTTCTTATTTTGTTTCCAATTGTTGTTGCACTGCTTTTGCTTATCTTGCCGCAGCCGGCTGTCCGGAAAGGCATTGTGGTGCTGTCAACAATCATTCTGACTGTAGCATCAGTCAATCTGGCTGTTCAGTATTTTAACACAGGGGCAGTATTCTTTAATCTGGATAATCAATATATTGATCTTGGAATATTTGCAATTGAGGTCATTCTAGCAGTCATTGTCATTGGGATTTCGCTGAAATACAAACAGTATCTGGCCGGGCTTTTGATGCTAACCAGTGCTGCAATTATGATATGGTTTGAAGGTTCTTATGGGGAAGAGATCCAGACATCGTATAATTTATTTGTTGATAATCTCTCTCTGATCATGACACTGATCATTGGTATCATCAGTAGTTTGATAGCGATATTTGCTGTTGGCTATATGAAGGATTATCATCATCATCACAAGGAAGTTAAAGACAGGACCCCGTTTTTCTTTTTTGTTATCTTCGTCTTTTTAGGAGCGATGTATGGGGTTGTTTTTGCCAACAATCTGATGTGGCTTTATTTCTTTTGGGAAATCACCACATTCAGTTCATTCTTCCTGATCGGCTACAGCCGCGAAGAAATTGCGATTAAGAATGCGTTCAGGGCTTTAAACATGAACCTGCTTGGTGGACTTGGTTTTTCCATCGCCATTGTCTACCTATTTATCAATGCGCATACGATTGAGCTGAACATGCTGCCGGAGCTTGCGTCTACCGTAGTGCTTCTGCCGACAGCGTTACTTGCGTTTGCCGGGTTAACAAAAGCTGCCCAGATGCCGTTTTCTTCCTGGCTGCTTGGAGCGATGGTTGCGCCGACCCCTGTTTCCGCACTGCTCCATTCCAGTACCATGATTAAAGCTGGTGTGTACTTAATCATCAGACTTTCACCGGTTTTTGCTTTTGTTGACGGCGGTTCAATGGTCGGACTGTTTGTCGCGATGGTTGGGGCGGTGACATTTGTCCTGACAGCCTTTATGGCCATCTCCCAGTCGGATGCCAAACGTGTACTCGCATATTCAACGATTTCCAATCTTGGCCTGATTATTGTTTGCGCCGGCATTGGAACCTATCAATTGATGTGGGCTGCGATCATGCTTATGATCTTCCATGCGATTGCCAAGTCTTTGCTCTTCCTGTCTGTTGGTACAGTCGAGCATAACATCGGTGACCGTATCATCGAGTCCATGGACGGACTGATTACCAAAATGCCGAAGATTGCAATTGGTATGGTCATCGGGATTGCGGGAATGTTTCTTGCTCCATTCGGTATGCTGATCAGTAAGTGGGCAGCGCTCGAAGGGCTGGTTACAGCAAATCCGGTACTCACGGTATTTGTGGCCTTTGGAAGTGCCGCAACTTTATTCTTCTGGACAAAGTGGCTCGGTAAGCTTTTGATGGTGAAAGAAAGACCGCTGGAATTCCAGTCAAAGGTCCCAGGGACAGAACGCTTTACGCTGACTACGCTTGCTGTTTTGACAGTTGGGATTTGTCTGCTGTTCCCGCTCATCTCGAAATATTCTCTGGAGCCGTTTATTGCGTCCATCTATAATCAGACATACCTACTGGATCAGGGAAATGTCATTATTCTGCTGATTATGGTCGGTCTGATGGTCGTTCTGCCTGTGGGTCTGTCGTTCACGCACAAGAATTATCAGTATAAACCGCAGTACCTGGCGGGACTCAATACTCCCGAAAAAGAGAAGTTTTATGGTTCTCTGGGTCTTACAAGAGAAATAACGATGAGGAGTTTCTATCTGGAAAATATTTTCGGTGAGAGCAAACTGTTTAAACTTGGTGTTGTGATCAGTATTGTTCTAATCATCATAATGTTTGGGGTGGGGATCATATGA
- a CDS encoding NADH-quinone oxidoreductase subunit B family protein, translated as MSYLPKSPWLVHYDASSCNGCDIEVLACLTPLYDVERFGVLNIGNPKHADIFVVTGSVNEQNKEVIKNIYNQMADPKVVVAIGACATSGGIFRECYNVQGGIDNVIPVDVYVPGCAARPEAIIDGVVQALGVLEEKYQNLRNVAK; from the coding sequence TTGTCATACTTGCCGAAGTCTCCTTGGTTGGTCCATTACGACGCCTCCAGCTGCAATGGCTGTGACATCGAAGTACTGGCTTGTCTGACGCCTTTATATGATGTCGAGCGTTTTGGCGTTCTCAATATTGGCAATCCAAAGCATGCCGATATTTTCGTCGTGACAGGATCTGTCAATGAACAAAATAAAGAGGTCATTAAAAATATTTATAACCAGATGGCGGATCCGAAAGTTGTTGTGGCGATCGGAGCCTGTGCCACTTCCGGAGGAATCTTCCGTGAATGCTACAATGTCCAGGGCGGAATCGATAACGTCATTCCGGTAGACGTGTATGTCCCTGGGTGTGCTGCCAGACCTGAAGCAATCATTGACGGTGTTGTTCAGGCTTTGGGAGTTCTTGAGGAAAAATATCAGAACTTGAGGAATGTGGCGAAATAG
- the hypB gene encoding hydrogenase nickel incorporation protein HypB — protein MAEKEIQVVQNIFDENDRIAFATQEKLGKMGVFVVNIMGAPGAGKTSSIINLIQQLSENKVYVIEGDIESDIDTVKLKELGIEAIQINTNGACHLDAPTIQSSLDGLSFDKPGLLFIENIGNLVCPAEFQIGEHIKMLICSAAEGSDKPYKYPLAFEKADVILLTKCDLKTYVDFNDEFFLKGVRALNKTAPVFEVNAKTGQGFEDVAGWLLQRKS, from the coding sequence GTGGCTGAAAAAGAAATTCAGGTTGTCCAGAACATTTTTGATGAAAATGACAGGATAGCCTTTGCGACGCAGGAAAAACTGGGCAAAATGGGAGTCTTTGTTGTTAATATCATGGGGGCGCCCGGAGCGGGAAAGACATCGAGCATTATTAATCTAATTCAGCAGCTTTCTGAAAATAAAGTATATGTGATCGAAGGAGATATCGAATCGGATATTGACACGGTCAAGCTCAAAGAGTTAGGTATTGAAGCGATCCAGATCAACACGAATGGAGCATGTCATCTGGATGCGCCTACGATCCAGAGTTCCTTGGACGGATTGTCTTTCGACAAGCCCGGCCTGTTGTTCATTGAAAATATTGGTAATTTAGTCTGCCCGGCAGAATTCCAAATTGGTGAGCATATCAAAATGCTGATTTGTTCAGCAGCCGAGGGCAGCGATAAGCCGTACAAATATCCTCTGGCTTTTGAAAAAGCTGATGTGATTCTGCTTACGAAATGTGATTTAAAAACGTATGTTGATTTTAACGATGAATTTTTCCTTAAAGGTGTTAGAGCACTGAATAAAACTGCACCGGTGTTCGAAGTCAACGCCAAAACCGGACAAGGTTTTGAAGATGTTGCGGGATGGCTGCTGCAAAGAAAAAGCTAA
- a CDS encoding respiratory chain complex I subunit 1 family protein yields the protein MSGNYAWLMVILYIILAPFIGGLIAGVDRRISARMQSRYGPPILQPFYDIFKLMNKSSIAVNPQQRLYIICFIVFVIISGAIFFGGGDLLLAIFALTLASIFLIIAAYSTFSPYAYIGAEREMLQIMAYEPMVILTTVGMYMVTKSFNVWDIAMYDQPLLYSLPGIFLGFLFILTIKFRKSPFDISMSHHAHQEIVRGIITEFSGTDLALIEIAHWYENVFLLGIVCLFFASSPIIALILAIVVYFLEIWIDNNYSRLKWQSVLGSAWIVALVLGVGNIAYLALR from the coding sequence ATGAGTGGAAATTATGCATGGTTAATGGTCATTCTCTATATCATTCTGGCCCCGTTCATCGGTGGTTTGATTGCCGGGGTGGACCGCAGAATATCTGCCAGGATGCAGAGCAGATACGGTCCGCCGATTCTGCAGCCTTTCTATGATATTTTTAAATTGATGAACAAAAGCAGTATTGCGGTAAATCCGCAGCAGAGGCTGTACATCATCTGTTTTATCGTTTTTGTAATTATCTCGGGAGCGATATTCTTTGGCGGCGGAGACTTGCTGCTGGCGATTTTCGCTTTGACGCTGGCCAGTATCTTCCTGATCATTGCGGCCTACTCTACTTTTTCGCCGTACGCCTATATCGGTGCAGAGAGAGAAATGCTGCAGATCATGGCCTATGAGCCGATGGTCATTTTAACGACTGTAGGAATGTACATGGTGACGAAAAGTTTTAATGTTTGGGACATCGCAATGTATGACCAACCGCTGCTTTACAGTCTGCCAGGTATTTTTCTTGGATTCCTGTTTATCCTAACCATTAAATTCCGTAAATCACCTTTTGATATATCGATGTCTCATCATGCGCATCAGGAGATTGTCCGTGGGATTATCACGGAATTTTCCGGGACGGATCTGGCGCTGATTGAGATTGCCCACTGGTATGAAAATGTCTTCCTGCTGGGTATTGTCTGTCTGTTCTTCGCGTCGAGCCCGATCATTGCCTTAATCCTGGCGATCGTCGTCTATTTCCTGGAGATCTGGATCGATAACAACTATTCCCGTCTTAAATGGCAGTCCGTACTCGGAAGCGCCTGGATCGTTGCACTTGTGCTCGGCGTAGGCAACATCGCCTATCTGGCACTCAGATGA
- a CDS encoding NADH-quinone oxidoreductase subunit C yields the protein MTERIINPVTAEELVDRAKQYLQNGYRLIQICCTKTPSEMYLLYSFEKLDLTLENLRLDVQSGDTIPSISDVYFAAFLYENEIHDLYGINVSGMAVDFQGTFYETAVKQPFNIAAADIKE from the coding sequence ATGACGGAACGTATCATTAATCCGGTTACAGCTGAAGAGCTTGTTGATCGTGCGAAGCAGTATCTGCAGAATGGGTATCGCCTGATCCAAATCTGCTGTACAAAAACGCCATCGGAAATGTATTTGCTTTATTCGTTTGAAAAGCTGGACTTGACTTTGGAAAATCTGAGATTGGATGTCCAGTCTGGCGATACTATTCCGAGTATCAGTGATGTGTATTTTGCCGCGTTTCTTTATGAAAACGAGATTCATGATCTCTATGGTATTAATGTCAGTGGAATGGCGGTTGATTTTCAGGGGACATTTTACGAGACGGCAGTTAAACAGCCTTTCAATATAGCTGCCGCAGATATAAAAGAATAG
- a CDS encoding 4Fe-4S binding protein, which produces MAFNVINKTIMKSLFSKPATAMYPVIKNEFYPNTRGSIEMAKIENCSFCGICSKRCPATAIAVGKSDKKWEIDRTRCIVCNFCVQVCPKNCLNTQRSYTAPMRDKSSKLFTAYGPVVQEVASGTAAQDNPTQVETVEEDA; this is translated from the coding sequence ATGGCTTTTAATGTAATTAACAAAACGATTATGAAAAGTTTATTCAGCAAACCTGCTACAGCGATGTATCCGGTCATCAAAAATGAGTTTTATCCCAATACGCGCGGCAGCATTGAGATGGCTAAGATAGAAAATTGCTCGTTCTGCGGCATTTGTTCTAAAAGATGTCCGGCCACAGCTATTGCGGTCGGTAAATCCGATAAAAAGTGGGAAATCGATCGTACCCGCTGTATTGTTTGCAATTTCTGTGTTCAGGTATGCCCGAAAAACTGCCTGAATACCCAAAGAAGTTATACTGCACCAATGAGAGATAAATCGAGTAAGTTGTTTACTGCATATGGGCCTGTCGTCCAGGAAGTTGCTTCCGGGACAGCAGCTCAGGATAATCCTACACAGGTGGAAACAGTAGAAGAAGATGCATGA
- the hypA gene encoding hydrogenase maturation nickel metallochaperone HypA, translated as MHEFPITEQIIKIASEKAKENNARSITRITLVVGEQSGFIGESIQMYFDIISKDTLCEGAVLEMENIKAKWYCPDCNIHYARQPFSFACPDCGNDGMPTNIGKEFYVKDIEIETE; from the coding sequence ATGCATGAATTTCCGATTACTGAACAAATCATAAAAATTGCTTCTGAAAAAGCCAAAGAGAATAATGCGCGTAGTATTACGCGCATTACCTTGGTTGTCGGAGAACAGTCCGGCTTTATTGGCGAATCCATTCAGATGTATTTTGACATTATTTCGAAAGACACGCTCTGCGAGGGGGCTGTTCTCGAAATGGAGAATATTAAAGCCAAGTGGTACTGCCCGGACTGCAATATTCATTATGCGCGTCAGCCGTTTTCTTTTGCCTGCCCTGACTGCGGCAATGATGGCATGCCAACAAACATTGGAAAAGAATTCTATGTTAAAGATATAGAAATAGAAACAGAATAA
- a CDS encoding HypC/HybG/HupF family hydrogenase formation chaperone, producing MCVAVPGKVVEVNDFTGKVDFQGNIIDVNMALVDAQAGDYVLVHAGCAIEVIQKDTADEILELFAELESLKYES from the coding sequence ATGTGTGTGGCTGTTCCCGGGAAAGTAGTGGAAGTAAATGATTTTACCGGTAAGGTTGATTTCCAGGGGAATATTATTGATGTTAATATGGCCCTGGTGGATGCCCAAGCAGGTGATTACGTACTGGTTCATGCAGGATGCGCCATTGAAGTTATTCAGAAGGACACTGCCGATGAAATTTTGGAGCTATTTGCAGAATTGGAGTCACTGAAATATGAATCTTGA